The nucleotide sequence TCCAACTGTTTGACTTTTTCAGTAATTTTATGCTGAACATGGAAAGGCtcaattttcacaaaaaaagtcacaatacacacacccttaatataaaattaaaaaaaggttattAAGAGTATTATGATATCAATAAATCTCAAACTAACCTGGTAGGAGATGTCGAAAGTCTGTGACATATTCTTCTGACCACTCCCTGTTCTTGTTGCATGCCACCTCCATCTCAAACGGCGTCACTACAGGTTTAAAGAACTCACCTGAGTCTAACAGTGAGTTCTCCGGACAAGCAATTAACACAAAAATGTCAATTTCCAGAAAGTTTGCAAGTTTGGGCACGTTCAGTTTACCCATGGCAAACATATAGCTCTTCTTGCCAGCCCTGCCGATGGtctccttcagctgctggaTTATGGTGAGGTAGTCGGCCACCCCCAGTGTACCGACCAGGATACCAACCACACTGGCATCTTTGGCCCTTTCAATAGCGTAATAGCGCTTCATTAGCGCACGGTTGATGCTCATTGACTCCTTCCTACCCATCATAGTTACTGGgtcaaaagaacaaaatgaacaGCGATTCCAGGTCATCATGAAATTTCGCAGCGTTGCTCCTTCCTGGCCAATGTAGAATATACTGTGATCTGTTAGGTTTGAACCACTGTTCAAGGTGAATTGCCTCCCAAACTGACAAATCACCTGACTGTTGTCTTGTTCTGACAGACAATTAtcataatgttttcttttgatcTGGCTGTGACTGAAACACTGCTCCCCTTCGACAACGAGATCTGAAGCAACAAGGTTTGGATACTCCGGAGACAGAAGTTCCAGAAGATCGCCTAGAAAAAAAGATGGTGGTATTTAGTTACTGAGAGGggaattattattatctattattaCAGGAGAGATCTTGTGTGAGATCTTACCAGTCGCATGAACATAGTTGACATCATAGAGGATGATGATGTTACTCTGTGTGTCAGGGAAGAGTTCTCTGAAGGCAGAGGCGCACTTTTCCACATCCAGCTGTCTTCTCTCAAACACGTACATCAGGGGCAGCCTTTTAGAGGGGCTCAGGCAGGCTCTGCCATAGTGCACAATGCAGTCTGCTCCTACGTGCTCTGCAGCCACCTCatccacacagcagctgctcaaGAGAGTTCAATGAAGTATAGCAACATCTCCATTAAACAGACAGCCAACCCACAGACACCTTTCAACTCACAATCAggttaaggctcatttatgctcaactTTAGATATGTATACAGAAACTGACAAAACAGAGCAGTACTACAGGAAATCCTGGAGGGGCAGTAAAGCTAATACAGTACATTGAGCGAGGCAGTAGGTAGTGATGGCTACATCATTTGAAATTAATGAATCTCTTTTCGTGCATAAAGGGAGCACAAATGAGCCTTTAATTAAAACCTTGAAAACAGATGTATGTGCTTAAacatcaaaaaacaaaatcatggtGTGTTGGCAATGGCTGGTTCTTTAACAACTCCCAGTGCTAAGGTATTACAtgctaatgaataaataagcTTACACTGACAaaagcttaaaggtccagtgtgtaagatttatgtgaaagggatctattgaaatttaatgtagaataatcctcatgatgttttcactagttcgtgtcatctaaattgtagttttctttaccccagaagggaacctttatatttagatactttataaTAACATTGAGGAGACCCTCTCCAcgaaggccgccatgttttttacatttgtccagactggacaaactaaacaagttttgagtttttatgacaactgagggctgccacaggttcttttcatgtttggaaggagagggtgaggtgaggggtattcagctgcaacatgcaatttcaactcTAGACATCACACAATTAtacactatgtacctttaattcACTCGTTTATGGGAAAAAACACTTACAAAAGCTATTTTAGGTTTAAAATACAAGATGGCTGTGGAGGATCAAACCCTGGAAATTGGCACATATGTAGAGTATGAAATTACTGTAAAAGGGTAAAAAGCCTTGTCTTGTCAAGAGTCAAAGCACTTTGGACTGTATGAAACCTGCTGAATTACCTGCCATAGGATGTATCTCCTAAAATGAACGTCTTGGCATTACTGTGGTTCTCGATCTCTGCTGCCACTGTGATGGAGTCCACCAACAGCTCATCAGGAAACTGCAGAGCAACCTGTAAGCATTTAGGCAAATTAACTTCTCAAATAAGTATCCAACTCAACTTAAGCTGTTTCACTGATTAACAGGTCATCAAATGGGCTGCAGTCTGATGTTCAACTGGTCGGTCGAAATACACTTAGTAGTCACACAATCACCAGTGTTACATTGATAAGGAGAAACACATTACTGGGTGGTGGAAGAGACCGACCAGCTGTAAAAACTTTGGATTGTCCCAACCAAACACAGACTGCATTATGAACGATTACTGAATGTTCACTCTGAGTTTACCACTAACTAAATGACAATATGTCAAAGAAGTGGTCTGTGTGGGTGCATTTCGTTAAACCAAATGTGACCAAAAAGTTGAGTGTAAACTTTGCAAACAGCAGTTTGAAACAtaacttgtgtctgtgtgtgtgt is from Paralichthys olivaceus isolate ysfri-2021 chromosome 17, ASM2471397v2, whole genome shotgun sequence and encodes:
- the dph2 gene encoding 2-(3-amino-3-carboxypropyl)histidine synthase subunit 2; translated protein: MADAFSSSSETVLQRVVDCTVKTNTSPEKLEELYQIKKTCNFISQHQFQKVALQFPDELLVDSITVAAEIENHSNAKTFILGDTSYGSCCVDEVAAEHVGADCIVHYGRACLSPSKRLPLMYVFERRQLDVEKCASAFRELFPDTQSNIIILYDVNYVHATGDLLELLSPEYPNLVASDLVVEGEQCFSHSQIKRKHYDNCLSEQDNSQVICQFGRQFTLNSGSNLTDHSIFYIGQEGATLRNFMMTWNRCSFCSFDPVTMMGRKESMSINRALMKRYYAIERAKDASVVGILVGTLGVADYLTIIQQLKETIGRAGKKSYMFAMGKLNVPKLANFLEIDIFVLIACPENSLLDSGEFFKPVVTPFEMEVACNKNREWSEEYVTDFRHLLPGGQSHVPLADQQEEGDETDVSLITGALRSRCVLNSEPAESSHGSSVVLRNHTLIVASTDSAASFLAGRSWHGLEQKLGETPVVKAVEGRRGIAIAYEEEGTSS